Below is a window of Candidatus Binatia bacterium DNA.
AAGGAGCACCGAACAGGTGCTGCGCTATCCGAAGGAGCACCGAACAGGTGCTGCGCTATCCGAAGGAGCACCGAACAGGTGCTGCGCTATCCAAAGGAGCACCGAACAGGTGCTCCGCTATCCAAAAGGAGCACCGAACAGGTGCTCCGCTATCGAAGGAGCACCGAACAGGCCGGTGCCGCCGTGCGTCCAAAGCCGGCATGGAAAGCGACTCGACCTCGCCCCCCCGATCACGCGCACACGGCCTGCTGCGATTTCTCACGTGGACTGCCTGGAGTCTGGTCGCGACGCTGGTGACGCTGCTGCTCCTCGTCGTCGGCATCACGCTCGGCTGGCATCACCTCGTTCCGTACGCCGCGACGATGATTTCGAAGTCGACGGGGCGCGAATTCCGCATCGACGGCGACACCGAGCTGCGACTGTTCTCGTGGCGACCGCACCTCGTGCTGGAGAAGGTGAGCTTCGCGAACCCGCCGTGGAGCCACCAGCCGAAGATGCTCGACGTCGGGCGGTTTCGCGTCTCCGTCGCTCTCAATCGCCTGCTGCAAGGGCGCTACGTGATCCCGCGAATCACGGTCGATGACGCGACGATTCACCTCGAGCAGCGCGCCGACGGAACCGACAACTGGACCCTGTGGGCGACCAAGGCCGTCAAGCCGAGCAGCCGCTCCCGGGTGCCGCAGCTGCGACATCTGCGCGTCTACAAGACCCACTTGACGTACACGCGCGAAGGTGCGCCGCAGTCCACGACCGACCTCGTGCTCGACAAGGCGCGCGGGGGCCTGGCCAAGGGCACGCGCCTGGTGGGTGACGGCAGCTACCAGCACCATCCCGCGCGAGTCGCCATCGAGGCAGGCTCGATCGATGAGCTGAACGATCCGACTCATCCCTATCCGCTGGACATGACACTGCGTGCCGGCTCGACCAGCGCACACATCGTCGGTCACCTGACCGGAGCGGTCGACAGCGGCGGCCTGGACGTCACGATGAACATCCAGGGCGATTCCCTGGCCGATCTCTTCCCGCTCGTCGGCGTCTCGATGCCCGACTCGCCGCCGTACAAGCTCACCGGAAAGCTCGAGCACGAAGGCAAGGTGTGGCGTTTCCAAAGCTTCGAGGGACGCATGGGCGACAGCGATCTCGGCGGCGTGCTCAGCGTCGACACCGCGCCGAAGCGCCCGAAGATGACCGCGGACCTGCATTCGAAGCTGCTCGATTTCGACGACCTCGCGGGCCTGATCGGTGCGCCTCCGCGCACCGGACCGGGTCAAACCGCGTCGCCGGAGCAGAAAGCCGAAGTGCAGGAGACCGAGGCGCAGGGACGCGTACTGCCCGACGCACCGGTGGACGTGCCGAAGCTGCAGGCGATGGACGCCGATGCACACCTGCTCGCCACGCGAGTCAACGCTCCGAACCACGTTCCGGTCGACAAGATCGATCTTCACCTCATCCTCGACAACGGCACGCTGCGCGCGGATCCCGCCTCGTTCGACGTGGCCAATGGACAAGTGCGCATGACGGCGAGCGTCCACACCGACGGCCGGCCGCTGCGAGCGGACGTCGACATCGAGGCGCGCGAGCTCGATGCCGCCAGGATCCTCGGCCCGACACCGTTCACCGAGCACTCCGGCGGCAAGATCGGTGGCGAGGTCAAGGTGGAAATGCAGGGGGGCTCGCTGCACCAGCTGGCATCGACCGCCAACGGCCGCATCCAGTTCGCGCTGGCCGATGCGCAGGTCAGCCACCTGCTGGTCGCGCTCATCGGCCTCGACGTGCAACACGTGCTCGGAATCGCGCTGACGGGCGACGAACCGCTGCCGGTGCGGTGCGCGGCCTTCGACCTGGCTGCGACCAACGGCAAGCTCCAGAGCAAGCTCGCCGTGATCGACACCGACAAGTCCAACATCACCATGGCTGTCGACCTCGACCTCGGCACCGAGCAGCTCGACGCCGAGATCATGCCGCACCCGCGCACCGTGAGCCTGCTCAGCCTTCGCCAGAACCTGCACGTCGGCGGACGCCTGGCCAAACTCGACTACTATCCCGACCCGCTGAAGATGGGCCGCGCGCGCGAGGCGGTGCAGAAGATCGACTTCGCGCTGGCGCCGATCATCGGACTGCTGACGCCGTTCGATGTGCCGACCCAGAAGAAGAACAACGACAACGGGTGCTCGGCGTTTCTGAGCGAGCAGTCCGAGCAGGGCCTCGTCCAGGAAGCGGGGGCAGGCGAGCCGCCGCAGCGCAAGGCAGTCGTCGCACATACTGCGCGAGCGGCGCAGGCGGCTGCGGCTTCGGGGAAACCGGTGACGGTTTCGCAGCGGGTGGCGAAAAAGTTCGAGAAACGACAGTCCCAGCACCCGCACCGGTAATCGGCGATACCGCGGAAACGGCGGGCCACAAGGGCGCGTCGTGCCGGGTCGCTCAGTTCTTGAGCGAGGCCTTGATGTATTCGCGCTGCAGGATCTGGATGTGCCGGGTCGAAATGCCTTTCGGGCACACGGCTTCGCACTCGCCTTCGTTGCTGCAGGCGCCGAAGCCTTCGGCTTCCATCTTCTCGACCATGCGCACGACGCGGCGCGAGCGCTCGGGCTGCCCCTGCGGCAGGTACGAAAGATGCGCGACCTTGGCCCCGACGAACAGCATCGCGGCGGCGTTCCTGCACGCTGCCACGCAGGCGCCGCACCCGATGCAGGCCGCGGCGTCGAATGCCTTGTCTGCAACGTCCTTGCCGATCAGCAGCTCGTTGCCGTCGGGAGCCGCGCCGGTATTGGCCGAGACGTAGCCGCCGGCCGCGATGATGCGGTCGAACGCGCTGCGGTCGACGACCAGGTCCTTGACCACCGGGAATGCTTTGGCGCGGAACGGCTCCACGGTGATGGTCTCGCCGTCCCTGAACACCCGCATGAAGAGCTGGCACGCCGTCTTGCCGCTGCCCGGCCCGTGCGCGATGCCGTTGATCGTGCAGCCGCAGGAGCCGCAGATGCCTTCGCGGCAGTCGGAGTCGAAGGAGACCGTGTCCTCCCCTTTGGCAACGAGCTGTTCGTTCAGCACGTCGAGCATCTCGACGAACGACATGTCGGGAACCACGCCGGCCACCTTGTATTCGACGAGATGGCCAGGGGCGTGGGGGCCGCTCTGGCGCCACACGCGCACCCGCATCGTCATCGGCGGTGCGCCAGTCTTCTGCAGCGCGGCGCTCACTTGTAGCTCCTCTGCTTGAGCTCGATGCTCTTGAACTCGAGGTTTTCCTTGTGGAGCTCCGGCTTTTTGCCGGGTCCCTTGAACTCCCACGCGGCGACGTACGCGAAATCGGCGTCGTCGCGCAGGCACTCGCCGTCTTCGGTCTGGTACTCCTCGCGGAAATGGCAGCCGCAGGACTCCTCGCGGTCCAGGGCGTCGCGCACCATCACGTCGGCGAACTCCATGTAGTCGTCGACGCGCAGCGCGTATTCGAGCTGCTTGTTGACGTTGTCGCCGGGGCCGACGACGCGAACGTTCTGCTGGTACTCGACCCGCAGCAGGTCGACCGCTTCGAGCGCGCCGGCAAGACCGGCACGGTTGCGCGCCATCCCGACGTGGTCCCAGAGGATGCGCCCGAGAGCGCGGTGGAACTCCTTGACGCTACGGCCGCCGTTCACCGCCAGCAGGCGCGTGATGCGCTCGTCGACGGCGGACTCCGCTTCACGGAAAGCTTCGTCGTCGGTCGTGACTTTCTCGAGCTTGGTTGCGCCGAGGTAGTTCGCCAGCGTGTAGGGCACGACGAAGTACCCGTCGGCAAGGCCCTGCATCAGCGCGCTGGCGCCGAGGCGATTGGCGCCGTGATCCGAGAAATTGGCTTCGCCGAGCACGAAAAGGCCCGGCAGGTTGCTCATCAGCGAGTAGTCCACCCACAGGCCGCCCATCGTGTAGTGCACGGCCGGGTAGATGCGCATCGGCTGGCGATACGGATCCTCTCCCGAGATGTGGTGGTACATGTCGAAGAGGTTGCCGTAACGGTCGCGGATGACTTTGTCGCCGAGGCGCTTGATGGCATCGGCGAAGTCGAGGAAGACCGCCCGGCCGGTAGCGCCGACGCCGAGCCCTTCGTCGCACACCGCCTTGGCGGCCCGCGACGCGACGTCTCGCGGGACGAGGTTTCCGAACGCGGGATAGCGGCGCTCCAGGTAATAGTCGCGCTCGGCGTCCGGGATCTCCGCGGGGTGGCGCTGGTCGCCGCCGTTCTTCGGCACCCACACGCGGCCGTCGTTGCGCAGGCTCTCGCTCATCAGCGTGAGCTTGCTCTGGTGGGTGCCGCTTTCGGGAATGCAGGTGGGATGGATCTGCGCGAAGCTCGGGTTGCCGAAGTAGGCACCGCGGCGCGCGCAGCGCCACGCCGCCGTGACGTTGCTGTTGCCGGCGTTGGTCGACAGGTAGTAGACGTTGCCGTAGCCGCCGGTGCACAGCAGCACGGCGTCGGCCGCGTAGCGCTCGTACTTGCCGCTGAGCAGGTTGCGAACGACCACGCCGCGCGCACGGCCGTCGATCATCACGAGATCGAGCATCTCGCGCCGCGGCAGCACCTTGACGGTGCCCGCGTCAACCTGGCGCATCATCGCCTGGTAGGCGCCGATCAGCAGCTGCTGCCCGGTCTGGCCCCTGGCGTAGAACGTACGCGACACCTGCGCTCCGCCGAAAGAGCGGTTGTCGAGAAGGCCGCCGTACTCGCGCGCGAACGGCACACCCTGGGCGACGCACTGGTCGATGATGTGCACGCTCATCTCGGCCAGGCGGTGAACGTTGCCTTCGCGGGCACGGTAGTCGCCGCCCTTGATCGTGTCGTAGAACAGCCGGTAGACCGAGTCGCCGTCGTTCTTGTAATTCTTCGCGGCGTTGATGCCGCCCTGCGCCGCGATCGAGTGCGAGCGCCTCGGGCTGTCGAGGATCGTCATCGCCAGCACGTTGTAACCGAGCTCGCCGAGGCTTGCGGCGGCCGACGCACCGGCAAGGCCGGTGCCGACGACGATGATGTTGTACCGGCGCCGGTTGGCGGGGCTGACGAGCCACGCATGCCCCTTGTAGTCGGACCACTTGGTCTCGATCGGCCCGGAAGGAACCTTGCCGTCGAGACTCACGACGCACCTCGCAGGATCACGTACACCGGCACGGCCATGAACCCGACGGTGAGGGCCACCGCGAGCGCCTGGCCGAAGCGGCGCAGCTCGCGACTGTAG
It encodes the following:
- a CDS encoding AsmA family protein — protein: MESDSTSPPRSRAHGLLRFLTWTAWSLVATLVTLLLLVVGITLGWHHLVPYAATMISKSTGREFRIDGDTELRLFSWRPHLVLEKVSFANPPWSHQPKMLDVGRFRVSVALNRLLQGRYVIPRITVDDATIHLEQRADGTDNWTLWATKAVKPSSRSRVPQLRHLRVYKTHLTYTREGAPQSTTDLVLDKARGGLAKGTRLVGDGSYQHHPARVAIEAGSIDELNDPTHPYPLDMTLRAGSTSAHIVGHLTGAVDSGGLDVTMNIQGDSLADLFPLVGVSMPDSPPYKLTGKLEHEGKVWRFQSFEGRMGDSDLGGVLSVDTAPKRPKMTADLHSKLLDFDDLAGLIGAPPRTGPGQTASPEQKAEVQETEAQGRVLPDAPVDVPKLQAMDADAHLLATRVNAPNHVPVDKIDLHLILDNGTLRADPASFDVANGQVRMTASVHTDGRPLRADVDIEARELDAARILGPTPFTEHSGGKIGGEVKVEMQGGSLHQLASTANGRIQFALADAQVSHLLVALIGLDVQHVLGIALTGDEPLPVRCAAFDLAATNGKLQSKLAVIDTDKSNITMAVDLDLGTEQLDAEIMPHPRTVSLLSLRQNLHVGGRLAKLDYYPDPLKMGRAREAVQKIDFALAPIIGLLTPFDVPTQKKNNDNGCSAFLSEQSEQGLVQEAGAGEPPQRKAVVAHTARAAQAAAASGKPVTVSQRVAKKFEKRQSQHPHR
- a CDS encoding succinate dehydrogenase/fumarate reductase iron-sulfur subunit, with product MTMRVRVWRQSGPHAPGHLVEYKVAGVVPDMSFVEMLDVLNEQLVAKGEDTVSFDSDCREGICGSCGCTINGIAHGPGSGKTACQLFMRVFRDGETITVEPFRAKAFPVVKDLVVDRSAFDRIIAAGGYVSANTGAAPDGNELLIGKDVADKAFDAAACIGCGACVAACRNAAAMLFVGAKVAHLSYLPQGQPERSRRVVRMVEKMEAEGFGACSNEGECEAVCPKGISTRHIQILQREYIKASLKN
- a CDS encoding fumarate reductase/succinate dehydrogenase flavoprotein subunit; the encoded protein is MSLDGKVPSGPIETKWSDYKGHAWLVSPANRRRYNIIVVGTGLAGASAAASLGELGYNVLAMTILDSPRRSHSIAAQGGINAAKNYKNDGDSVYRLFYDTIKGGDYRAREGNVHRLAEMSVHIIDQCVAQGVPFAREYGGLLDNRSFGGAQVSRTFYARGQTGQQLLIGAYQAMMRQVDAGTVKVLPRREMLDLVMIDGRARGVVVRNLLSGKYERYAADAVLLCTGGYGNVYYLSTNAGNSNVTAAWRCARRGAYFGNPSFAQIHPTCIPESGTHQSKLTLMSESLRNDGRVWVPKNGGDQRHPAEIPDAERDYYLERRYPAFGNLVPRDVASRAAKAVCDEGLGVGATGRAVFLDFADAIKRLGDKVIRDRYGNLFDMYHHISGEDPYRQPMRIYPAVHYTMGGLWVDYSLMSNLPGLFVLGEANFSDHGANRLGASALMQGLADGYFVVPYTLANYLGATKLEKVTTDDEAFREAESAVDERITRLLAVNGGRSVKEFHRALGRILWDHVGMARNRAGLAGALEAVDLLRVEYQQNVRVVGPGDNVNKQLEYALRVDDYMEFADVMVRDALDREESCGCHFREEYQTEDGECLRDDADFAYVAAWEFKGPGKKPELHKENLEFKSIELKQRSYK